The Caballeronia sp. SL2Y3 genome includes a window with the following:
- a CDS encoding IS66 family transposase — MSNGAEFPDDVETLRALLAEARAQLAERDLEIEQLKAQIDKLKRMQFGRKSEQLDREVARLETALEDLTGERGVADVRRARQSSASTPVGDASPKEALPPHLPREERVLEADATCPKCGSAMQPLGENVSEQLARVSAMFKVIRTIRHKTVCPCGHHFSQPPMPGLPITRSIAHPSLLADILVSKYADHTPLYRQSQIAARDGVKLDPASMGRWVGQCEALCGPLTEALRRYTMATSKLHADDTPIPVLAPGNKKTKTGRLWVYVRDDSRSGSTEPAAVWFAYSPDRKGIHPQTHLAGFEGILQADAYGGFNELYESGKVREVACWDHARRYIYDVHARTPTEATRQVLGLIGELYGIEAHIRGKPVAERLRVRQEKSVPLLAAIKAWMTDKLTTLSKKSELAKAIRYSLNQWDALVLYGEEGRAEISNALAENALRCVSLGRKNFLFAGSDSGGERAAAMYGLIGTCKLNGINPRVYLEYVLTHIADHPINRVDELLPWNMASKLPPHPDLPASTA, encoded by the coding sequence ATGTCGAACGGCGCCGAATTTCCTGACGATGTCGAAACCCTGCGGGCCTTGCTGGCCGAGGCCCGTGCCCAGCTTGCCGAGCGCGATCTCGAGATCGAGCAACTCAAGGCGCAGATCGACAAGCTCAAGCGCATGCAGTTCGGACGCAAGTCCGAGCAGTTGGACCGCGAGGTCGCGCGGCTCGAGACCGCCCTTGAGGATCTGACCGGTGAGCGTGGCGTCGCTGATGTGCGACGTGCTCGCCAATCGAGTGCGAGCACGCCTGTCGGTGACGCGTCGCCGAAAGAAGCGCTGCCGCCGCATCTGCCACGCGAAGAGCGCGTGCTGGAAGCCGACGCGACCTGCCCGAAGTGCGGCAGCGCCATGCAGCCGCTCGGAGAAAATGTGTCCGAGCAACTCGCTCGCGTCTCGGCGATGTTCAAGGTGATTCGCACGATCCGACACAAGACGGTCTGTCCGTGCGGCCACCACTTCTCGCAGCCGCCTATGCCTGGCCTGCCGATCACGCGCAGTATCGCCCATCCAAGCCTGCTGGCCGACATCCTCGTCTCGAAGTACGCGGACCACACTCCGTTGTACCGGCAGTCGCAGATTGCCGCGCGCGATGGCGTGAAGCTCGACCCGGCCAGCATGGGACGCTGGGTCGGCCAGTGCGAGGCGCTTTGCGGGCCGCTGACCGAGGCGCTGCGCCGCTACACGATGGCAACGTCGAAGCTGCACGCGGACGACACGCCGATCCCGGTGCTCGCGCCGGGCAACAAGAAGACGAAGACCGGGCGACTCTGGGTGTACGTGCGCGACGACAGCCGTTCGGGCTCGACGGAGCCGGCTGCGGTGTGGTTTGCCTACTCGCCCGACCGCAAGGGCATCCATCCACAGACCCATCTCGCCGGATTCGAGGGCATCCTGCAGGCCGACGCCTACGGCGGCTTCAACGAGCTGTACGAGAGCGGGAAGGTCCGTGAGGTTGCATGTTGGGATCATGCGAGACGGTACATATACGACGTTCACGCCCGCACGCCCACCGAAGCGACTCGACAGGTGCTCGGATTGATCGGCGAGCTCTACGGCATCGAGGCTCACATCCGTGGCAAACCGGTCGCTGAACGGCTGCGAGTAAGACAGGAGAAAAGCGTGCCGCTGCTGGCGGCGATCAAGGCGTGGATGACGGACAAGCTCACGACGCTGTCGAAGAAATCCGAGCTGGCCAAAGCGATCCGTTACTCGCTCAACCAGTGGGATGCCCTCGTGCTGTATGGCGAAGAGGGCCGCGCCGAGATCAGCAACGCCTTGGCCGAAAACGCGCTGCGTTGCGTGAGTCTGGGCCGGAAGAACTTCTTGTTCGCGGGCTCCGACAGCGGGGGCGAGCGGGCCGCCGCTATGTACGGTCTGATCGGAACTTGCAAGCTCAATGGGATCAACCCGCGCGTCTACCTCGAATACGTCCTGACTCATATCGCGGACCATCCCATCAACCGCGTCGATGAACTGCTGCCCTGGAACATGGCCAGCAAGCTGCCTCCGCACCCTGACTTACCCGCGTCTACTGCCTGA